One part of the Natator depressus isolate rNatDep1 chromosome 28, rNatDep2.hap1, whole genome shotgun sequence genome encodes these proteins:
- the NAT16 gene encoding LOW QUALITY PROTEIN: putative N-acetyltransferase 16 (The sequence of the model RefSeq protein was modified relative to this genomic sequence to represent the inferred CDS: inserted 1 base in 1 codon): MKLEPGLSSDPQLQFVVATEKEFEEILAMSKGIYXGLDYLPSRYHAWIREPNRTVVLAKKNGAVIGLQSVCVVDAGETALVEGLRVAPWERGKGVAGVLQRFCTELVKQQHPGVKVSRLTRDDKLGPKDFKKYRLVTKQGILLVRFNAAELLARLDAAVAQLRAGGFQPLPTEALEPGEVRALVLSPAFQSEVLPGRTIIQDWQPYRPSEPNLALLQQKQLHWVVDCKARPTAASLCTQPFPIPLGEDWVYLNIDAFGRQPAHLKSQLLHHLRARLPALRGCVMCQLFLEPSLWGELAEFCRAGLRLELAKGYTEQYLLEADI; encoded by the exons ATGAAGTTGGAGCCAGGGCTGAGCAGCGACCCCCAGCTGCAGTTCGTGGTGGCGACGGAGAAGGAGTTTGAGGAGATCCTGGCCATGTCGAAGGGCATCT GGGGCCTGGATTATCTCCCCAGCCGCTACCACGCCTGGATCCGTGAGCCCAACCGCACCGTGGTGCTGGCCAAGAAGAACGGAGCCGTG ATCGGGCTGCAGTCGGTCTGCGTGGTGGACGCCGGAGAGACGGCGCTGGTGGAGGGGCTGCGTGTGGCCCCCTGGGAGCGGGGCAAGGGCGTGGCCGGCGTCCTGCAGCGCTTCTGCACCGAGCTGGTCAAGCAGCAGCATCCCGGCGTCAAGGTGTCGCGGCTGACGCGGGACGACAAGCTGGGCCCCAAGGACTTCAAGAAATACCGGCTGGTCACCAAGCAG GGCATCCTGCTGGTGCGGTTCAACGCGGCGGAGCTGCTGGCCCGGCTGGACGCGGCGGTGGCCCAGCTGCGGGCGGGCGGCTTCCAGCCGCTGCCCACGGAGGCCCTGGAGCCGGGCGAGGTGCGGGCCCTGGTGCTGAGCCCGGCCTTCCAGAGCGAGGTCCTGCCCGGCCGCACCATCATCCAGGACTGGCAGCCCTACCGGCCCAGCGAGCCCaacctggccctgctgcagcagaagcagctgcacTGGGTGGTGGATTGCAAGGCCCGGCCCACGGCCGCCTCGCTCTGCACCCAGCCCTTCCCCATCCCGCTGGGCGAGGACTGGGTCTACCTCAACATCGACGCCTTCGGCCGCCAGCCCGCCCACCTCAAGAGCCAGCTGCTACACCACCTGCGGGCCCGCCTGCCGGCCCTGCGGGGCTGCGTCATGTGCCAGCTCTTCCTGGAGCCCAGCCTCTGGGGGGAGCTGGCCGAGTTCTGCCGGGCCGGCCTGCGGCTGGAGCTGGCCAAGGGCTACACCGAGCAGTACCTGCTGGAGGCCGACATCTAG